In Myripristis murdjan chromosome 9, fMyrMur1.1, whole genome shotgun sequence, the following proteins share a genomic window:
- the ido1 gene encoding indoleamine 2,3-dioxygenase 1, with amino-acid sequence MAAVPGSKAPFSLDTYHVSEELGFILPEPLEELPSYYKPWMDIALRVPELVLSHELRSCIHKMPLLSSQLLQRHRELRLAHLALSVMSMGYVWQEGENGTVQVLPRNLAVPFWEVSQRLGLPPILTHADAVLANWRKRDPDGPFDMQNLELLLSLPGGESTRGFFMVTLLVELAAVPSLRNIPIVINGVRSGDVEAVAKGLEEISESLQDMKDTLKLMQAHVEPSVFYGIMRIYLSGWKDNPCMPKGLVYEGVQTEPMEYSGGSAAQSSLLHCYDELLGVQHETESGAFLFRMRNYMLPAHKQLIQDISRERPLRSFVQQQDNERLSQAFQLCVSKLLALRNYHITVVSRFVTVPAARARQLRDTGEASEMVSKAPTALEERGTGGSGIMSFLKTVRDETRDAYLPGSSKPS; translated from the exons ATGGCCGCCGTCCCAGGCTCCAAGGCTCCCTTCTCTCTGGACACATATCATGTTTCTGAGGAGTTGGGCTTCATCCTTCCTGAGCCTCTG GAAGAGCTGCCATCCTACTACAAGCCATGGATGGATATTGCCCTGCGTGTCCCGGAGCTCGTGCTCTCTCATGAGTTGCGGTCCTGTATTCACAAG ATGCCGCTGCTGAGCAGCCAGTTGCTACAGAGACACCGGGAGCTGCGTCTGGCCCACCTGGCCCTCAGTGTCATGAGTATGGGCTACGTCTGGCAAGAGGGGGAGAATGGCACCGTTCAG GTGTTGCCCCGTAACCTGGCCGTTCCATTCTGGGAGGTGTCACAGCGCCTGGGCCTTCCCCCAATCCTCACCCATGCGGATGCTGTGCTGGCTAACTGGAGGAAGAGGGATCCCGATGG TCCTTTTGACATGCA GAATCTGGAGCTCCTGCTCAGCCTCCCAGGTGGGGAGAGTACTCGAGGTTTTTTCATGGTCACTCTCTTAGTGGAGCTGGCTGCTGTTCCATCACTGAGG AACATTCCCATTGTAATCAATGGTGTTAGGTCTGGCGATGTTGAGGCTGTGGCCAAAGGCCTGGAGGAAATCAGCGAGTCTTTGCAGGACATGAAAGATACACTCAAACTGATGCAAG CGCACGTGGAGCCGTCAGTCTTCTATGGAATTATGAGGATCTATCTGTCTGG ATGGAAAGACAACCCCTGTATGCCAAAGGGGCTGGTGTATGAGGGAGTGCAGACAGAACCTATGGAGTATTCAGGAGGGAGTGCTGCACAGAGCAGCCTGCTGCACTGCTATGATGAGCTTCTGGGAGTCCAGCATGAGACAGAAAGTG GTGCCTTTCTATTTCGCATGAGGAACTACATGCTCCCCGCTCACAAGCAGCTGATCCAGGACATCTCGCGGGAACGCCCCCTGAGGAGTTTTGTCCAGCAGCAGGACAACGAGCGGCTCAGCCAGGCCTTTCAGCTCTGCGTCTCCAAACTGTTGGCTTTGAGGAACTATCACATCACCGTCGTGAGCCGCTTCGTCACAGTGCCTGCAGCCCGCGCACGCCAACTCCGTGACACGGGCGAGGCGTCAGAGATGGTCAGCAAAGCCCCCACAGCACTGGAGGAGAGGGGCACCGGTGGCTCTGGCATCATGTCCTTTCTAAAGACTGTGAGGGACGAAACCCGGGATGCCTACCTGCCTGGGAGCAGCAAACCTTCatag